The following are encoded together in the Plasmodium knowlesi strain H genome assembly, chromosome: 8 genome:
- a CDS encoding eukaryotic translation initiation factor 4E, putative — MKYLTFNRSNKDAIDLCERLEATKIDLANPLLLQYSWVIWEQVSDNKIKQSNNYKDYTRPLAKFNSVQKFWQLWNRLPQPSDLLAQKSMTRLSEDGTLRIIDALMIFRDNIQPMWEDPANAEGGHFEYKFVPRDFPYSQIDEFWNNLVLAIIGCTLKHYNLITGIRLVDKLSTTRHGYVRIEIWYTTVPDESVRNHLRKDLEEHMCNRIDGSHVYPPRGKNFSHSHK, encoded by the coding sequence ATGAAGTACCTAACTTTTAATAGAAGCAATAAAGATGCAATTGACCTGTGTGAAAGGCTAGAAGCAACAAAGATAGACCTTGCGAACCCACTGCTACTACAGTATAGTTGGGTCATATGGGAACAAGTGTCAGACAACAAAATTAAACAGAGTAATAATTATAAGGATTACACAAGGCCTTTGGCAAAATTTAATAGTGTACAGAAATTTTGGCAACTATGGAACAGATTACCTCAGCCAAGTGATCTACTTGCACAGAAAAGTATGACGAGATTATCGGAAGATGGGACTCTGCGCATTATAGATGCTCTGATGATTTTTCGAGACAATATTCAACCCATGTGGGAAGACCCAGCTAATGCTGAAGGTGGTCATTTTGAATATAAATTTGTGCCTAGAGATTTTCCATACAGTCAGATAGACGAATTTTGGAATAATCTTGTGTTAGCTATTATTGGATGCACTTTAAAACATTATAATTTAATAACAGGGATTAGGTTAGTGGATAAATTAAGCACCACACGCCATGGGTACGTAAGAATAGAAATCTGGTACACCACAGTGCCAGACGAGAGTGTTAGAAACCACTTGAGGAAGGACCTGGAGGAGCATATGTGCAATCGTATTGACGGTTCACACGTCTATCCCCCAAGAGGGAAGAATTTCAGCCACTCGCACAAGTAG
- a CDS encoding zinc finger protein, putative, producing the protein MDTRANIVNSLILSLRRCTNRNKYVLLLNELLSLFPMHAERSLELCLNSKIKKYTLIKEKRPEKDYPLYPSQFRRNSKNWRWTSHDACLSDCTDVVRAQKRKGILGEHVLAHFKKTEKKTKKRKKKKKSRLHFFVVPGNNDKYLVFQNFCSCFYFKQKVLWNNKDVMCKHVLSVHLAESFKNYVNIFLDSSLFFEWFVKKLHA; encoded by the exons ATGGATACTCGAGCGAATATTGTAAACTCACTTATATTATCATTAAGGCGATGCACGAACAGGAATAAGT ATGTGCTTCTGTTAAACGAGCTCCTTTCCCTCTTTCCAATGCACGCCGAAAGGAGCCTAGAATTGTGCCTAAACtctaaaattaaaaagtacacCTTGATAAAGGAGAAGCGCCCTGAAAAGGATTATCCGTTGTATCCTAGTCAGTTCAGGAGAAATAGCAAAAACTGGCGCTGGACAAGCCATGACGCATGTTTGAGTGATTGCACCGATGTTGTTAGAGcacagaaaaggaagggaattcTAGGCGAACATGTACTTGCTCACTTTAagaaaacggaaaagaaaacgaaaaagagaaagaaaaagaaaaaatcacgTTTGCATTTCTTTGTAGTTCCTGGAAATAACGACAAATATCTCGTGTTCCAAAATTTCTGCtcatgtttttattttaagcAAAAAGTGTTGTGGAACAATAAAGACGTAATGTGTAAGCACGTTTTGTCCGTCCACCTGGCGGAGAGCTTCAAAAATTACGTGAACATTTTCCTAGATTCAAGTTTGTTTTTTGAGTGGTTCGTGAAAAAACTCCATGCTTAA